The following are encoded in a window of Castanea sativa cultivar Marrone di Chiusa Pesio chromosome 9, ASM4071231v1 genomic DNA:
- the LOC142609796 gene encoding iron-sulfur assembly protein IscA-like 2, mitochondrial has translation MGVRVFVWHKPQKLQEVGFGFVSAFEKATEKRVWPRISQHRNSWNPKIENQQNKASLATHITYVSLRKKEREKAMQRLLFQRLTPYLVGRIRQNQRLLSSSSSALQQPLPSDPSPSPDTIHLTENCVRRMKELQASEASGNEKMLRLCVETGGCSGFQYVFDLDDKANSDDRVFEKEGVKLVVDNISYDFIKGATVDYVEELIRAAFVVTENPSAVGGCSCKSSFMVKL, from the exons ATGGGCGTGAGGGTGTTTGTTTGGCACAAGCCACAAAAACTCCAAGAAGTTGGGTTTGGATTTGTGTCTGCGTTTGAAAAAGCGACAGAGAAAAGAGTTTGGCCAAGAATCTCTCAGCATCGAAATTCTTGGAacccaaaaattgaaaatcagcAAAACAAAGCTAGCTTAGCTACACATATCACATATGTGTCtctgagaaagaaagaaagagagaaagcgATGCAGAGATTACTGTTTCAGCGTCTGACACCTTACTTGGTTGGTCGAATCCGACAGAACCAAAGGCTTCTCAGTTCTTCCTCTTCTGCTCTTCAACAACCCCTTCCTTCTGATCCATCTCCTTCCCCCGATACCATTCATTTGACCGAAAATTGCGTCCGA AGAATGAAAGAGCTGCAAGCTAGTGAGGCATCGGGTAATGAAAAGATGCTTCGTTTGTGTGTGGAAACTGGTGGTTGTTCTGGGTTCCAATATGTTTTTGATTTGGATGACAAAGCCAATTCAGATGACCG AGTTTTTGAGAAGGAAGGAGTTAAGTTGGTGGTTGATAATATTTCATACGATTTCATAAAAGGGGCGACTGTTGATTATGTTGAGGAGCTGATCCGAGCGGCTTTTGTG GTGACTGAAAATCCAAGTGCAGTGGGCGGGTGCAGTTGTAAAAGTTCTTTCATGGTGAAACTGTAG
- the LOC142609843 gene encoding patellin-3-like, giving the protein MADETPNPPPPAVAPPSSDDNLTLAAAVAADKEEESQPPPPEPEPEPAPAAAVTVTVTESESTAKEEEEEEGSLSQPPPVKEELLPPPPPAAVEVKTTSTQEQEVVSAAAVAVVVAPVESEKEKPTKQIPHSVVSFKEESNLLTDLSDSERKALQELRQLVQEALDTKQFTQKQEGQVEENKEEEEQEGEISIWGIPLLKDDRSDVILLKFLRARDFKVRDSLLMIKNTIKWRKQFGIDALVGEDLGDEWDKVVFMHGYDRDGHPVCYNVYGEFQNKELYAKAFADEEKRGNFLKWRIQFLEKGIRKLDFDPHGVSTLFQVNDLKNSPGPGKRELRLATKQALQLLQDNYPEFVAKQVFINVPWWYLAFYAIINPFLTQRTKSKFVFAGPSKSAETLFKYISPEQVPVQYGGLSVDYCDCNPDFSVSDPATEVTVKPATKQTVEIIVYEKCILTWELRVVGWEVSYGAEFVPNAEGAYTVNIQKAMKKAPSDEPVVTHTYKVDELGKILLTIDNPTSKKKKLIYRFKIKSFLD; this is encoded by the exons ATGGCAGATGAAACTCCAAACCCACCACCTCCAGCAGTGGCTCCACCATCCTCCGATGATAATCTAACTCTAGCAGCGGCGGTGGCGGCTGATAAAGAAGAAGAGtcacagccaccaccaccagaACCAGAACCAGAACCAGCACCAGCAGCTGCTGTCACTGTCACAGTGACTGAGTCTGAGAGTACTgcgaaagaagaagaagaagaagaagggtcaCTCTCGCAGCCACCCCCAGTGAAAGAAGAGCTTCTCCCTCCGCCGCCGCCAGCTGCAGTGGAGGTGAAAACTACATCTACCCAAGAGCAAGAGGTTGTTTCTGCTGCTGCTGTAGCTGTTGTTGTTGCTCCTGTGGAATCTGAGAAAGAGAAACCCACCAAGCAGATTCCTCACTCTGTTGTTTCTTTCAAAGAAGAGAGCAACCTGTTAACTGATCTCTCAGATTCCGAGCGAAAAGCTTTACAAGAACTGAGGCAGCTCGTTCAAGAAGCTCTGGACACTAAACAGTTCACTCAAAAGCAGGAAGGCCAAGTGgaggaaaacaaagaagaagaagaacaagaaggaGAAATATCCATCTGGGGTATTCCTCTTCTTAAAGATGACAGGAGCGATGTGATTCTTCTCAAGTTCTTACGAGCCAGGGATTTCAAGGTGAGAGATTCATTGTTGATGATCAAGAACACAATCAAGTGGAGGAAACAGTTCGGGATCGATGCGCTTGTGGGCGAGGACCTTGGGGATGAGTGGGATAAAGTGGTGTTCATGCATGGATATGACAGAGACGGACACCCAGTGTGTTACAATGTTTATGGCGAGTTTCAGAACAAGGAGTTGTATGCAAAGGCGTTTGCTGATGAGGAGAAGAGAGGCAATTTCTTGAAATGGAGGATACAGTTTCTTGAGAAGGGTATCAGGaaacttgattttgatcctCATGGTGTTTCCACACTCTTTCAGGTTAATGACCTCAAGAATTCTCCGGGACCCGGAAAGCGAGAGCTTCGTTTGGCTACCAAACAAGCTCTTCAGTTGCTTCAAGACAATTATCCTGAATTTGTCGCCAAACAG GTTTTTATCAATGTTCCTTGGTGGTATCTTGCTTTCTATGCGATCATCAATCCATTCTTGACCCAGAGGACCAAGAGCAAGTTTGTCTTTGCAGGACCATCAAAATCTGCTGAAACCCTTTTCAA ATACATATCTCCCGAGCAAGTGCCAGTTCAATATGGTGGCTTGAGTGTCGATTACTGTGATTGTAACCCGGACTTCAGCGTTTCTGATCCAGCCACAGAGGTTACAGTTAAACCAGCAACCAAGCAAACTGTGGAAATCATAGTCTATGAG AAATGTATCCTTACTTGGGAGCTTCGTGTGGTGGGCTGGGAGGTGAGCTATGGTGCTGAATTTGTGCCTAATGCTGAAGGTGCTTATACAGTTAATATACAGAAAGCCATGAAGAAGGCTCCATCTGATGAACCAGTGGTCACACACACCTACAAAGTTGATGAACTAGGCAAAATATTGCTCACAATTGATAATCCAacctcaaaaaagaagaagctgatATACAGGTTCAAAATCAAATCCTTCTTAGATTGA
- the LOC142610727 gene encoding large ribosomal subunit protein uL1 yields MSKLQSDTLREVISQVVNNAKEKKRNFTETIELQIGLKNYDPQKDKRFSGSVKLPHIPRPKMKICMLGDAQHVEEAEKVGLEYMDVEGLKKLNKNKKLVKKLAKKYHAFLASESVIKLIPRLLGPGLNKAGKFPTLVTHQESLESKVNETKAMVKFQLKKVLCMGVAVGNCSMEEKQIFQNVQMSVNFLVSLLKKNWQNVRCLNLKSTMGSAVRLY; encoded by the exons ATGAGTAAGCTTCAGAGCGATACGTTGAGGGAGGTGATCTCACAGGTGGTGAACAATGCGAAGGAGAAGAAGCGCAACTTCACGGAGACCATTGAGCTCCAAATCGGGCTGAAGAACTATGACCCTCAGAAGGACAAGCGTTTCAGTGGTTCCGTCAAGCTCCCTCACATCCCTCGCCCTAAGATGAAGATTTGTATGCTTGGTGATGCTCAGCACGTTGAAGAG GCAGAGAAGGTGGGATTGGAGTATATGGATGTGGAAGGGCTGAAGAAGCTCAACAAGAATAAGAAACTGGTGAAGAAGCTCGCCAAGAAGTACCATGCCTTTTTAGCATCTGAGTCTGTGATTAAGCTAATTCCTCGTCTCTTGGGTCCTGGTCTTAACAAGGCAG GTAAGTTTCCAACACTGGTGACTCATCAAGAATCCTTGGAGTCAAAGGTTAATGAAACGAAAGCAATGGTGAAGTTTCAACTCAAGAAGGTTCTTTGTATGGGGGTTGCTGTTGGAAATTGCAGTATGGAGGAAAAGCAGATCTTCCAGAATGTGCAAATGAGTGTCAACTTCCTTGTTTCATTGTTGAAGAAAAATTGGCAAAAT GTGAGGTGCTTGAATCTGAAGAGTACCATGGGGAGTGCCGTACGCCTCTATTAA